The Longimicrobiaceae bacterium nucleotide sequence TGCTCGGCGGGTGAAGATCCAAGTGCCTGACCTCCGCCTCCAAGACTATGCGGCCCTCCCCACAGGCACGGCGCTGGAGCGAACTCCCCGCTACGCCGAGCGGAAATGCATCCCGCGTAGCAAATAGTTGGAACAGATGACACGTAGGTGCTCCCCTACCAAGCGGGGAGGTCGGGGCGTCGCTGAAGTGGTGGTTTTTTCGCAGTACCCATATGAAGATGTGCGGCGGGAGACCGGCGGCGGTTTTTGCCGGGCTCGCGCCGGGGCGGGGAGACCCCGGACGGAGGAGGGCCAGGCAGTATCGGCCCGCCGGAGGAGGAGGCTCCCCGACCCCGCGCAGGAGACGGACGGGCAGGCTGTATCGCCCGGCCGGCTCCGGAGCGGCGCCACCGACCCGAGCCCAACCAGACTGGACTCGCATAAGGCTTGCGGACGCGCCGCGCGGACCGGACTCGCGGATGCGCAACGGAATACACGGAGAACGGATGCAGATCCCCATCGTTCGTCACACGCTGGACAACGGCCTGCGCGTGGTGCTCTCGGAAGACCACTCCACCCCCGTGGTGGCGGTCAACCTGTGGTACGACGTGGGCAGCCGCAACGAGGAGCCGGGCCACACCGGCCTGGCCCACCTGTTCGAGCACATGATGTTCCAGGGCTCGCTGAACGTTCCGGACACGTCGCACATCTCGTTCGTGGAGCGCGTGGGCGGCTCGGTGAACGGCAGCACCTGGCTGGACCGCACCAACTACTACGAGACGCTTCCCAGCAGCGAGCTGGAGCTGGCGCTGTGGCTGGAGGCCGACCGGCTGGGCTTCTTCGTGCCCGCCATCACGCAGGAGAAGCTGGACAACCAGCGCGACGTGGTGAAGAACGAGCGGCGCCAGCGCGTGGACAACCAGCCATACGGCAACTGGGACGAGCGCCTGCAGATGCTGCTCTTTCCGCCGGACCACCCGTACCACCACTCGGTGATCGGGAGCATGGCCGACCTGGACGCGGCCACGCTCGACGACGTGAAGGACTTCTTCCGCACCTACTACTCGCCCAACAACGGGGTCCTCACCCTGTGCGGCGACTTCGACCCGGACGAGGCGATGCGGCTGGTGCGGAAGTGGTTCGGCCCCATCCCCCGCGGCCCCGCGATCCCGCCGCTGCCCGGCAACCCGCACCTCCCGCCGCGGCTGGGACGGGAGATGCGCGACCTGGTGGAGGGCGGCGTGCCCTTGGCCCGCGTCTACGCCGCATACCGCATCCCCCCGTTCGGCACGCCGGAATACTACCAGGCGGAGCTGGCGTCGGAGATCCTGGCGGGCGGCAAGTCGTCGCGCCTGTACCACGAGCTGGTGCGCGAGCGGCGGGTGGCGCAGACGGTGGGCGCGTTCACCTTCCCCACCATCACCGGCGCCGCCGCCCTGATCCTGCGCGGCAACGCGCGCCAGGGCGTGACGCCGGAGGAGATCGAGGCGGCGCTGCTGGGCGAGGTGGAGCGGCTGAAGGCGGCGCCGCCCACGGCCGAGGAGATGGATCGCGCGCTCACGGGCATCGAGTCGCGGCACGTGATGGACCTTCAGAAGATGAGCGAGAGGGCGGACCAGATCTCGATGTTCACGCTGCACTTCGACGACCCGTCGCTGGTGAGCGGCGAGCTGGACCGCTACCGCGCCGTGACGGCGGCCGACGTGCACGGCTTCGCGCTGGCGCACATGGGCGCCGACAACCGCGCGGTGCTCGCGTACGCGCCAGACGCGGCTGCAACGCGCGAGGAGGCCGCATGAGCGACGCGACGACGTCTACCGCGGAGCTGGACCGTTCGCAGCCGCCGCCCACCGGGGCGCTGCGGCCGTACCACTTTCCCACGCTGGAGCGGCGCACGCTTCCGAACGGCCTGCGCATCGTCGTGTGCGAGACACGGCGCTTCCCGGTGGCCACGCTGGACCTGCTGCTGCCCGCCGGCGCCATGGCGGAGGCGGACGAGGTCGCCGGCGTCGCTTCGTTGACCTCCGGGCTGCTGGAGTCCGGCGCGGGCGGGAGGAGCGCGGCCGAGATCGCCGTCGCGGTGGACGAGCTTGGGCTGTCGCTGGACTCGGGGATCTCGTGGGACATCACGCAGGCGGGGTTCACCTGCCTTACGAGCCGCCTGGACGCGGGCGCCGCCATCCTGGCGGACATCGTCCGCCGCCCGGACTTCCCGGAGCACGAGGTGGACCGGCTGCGCGGCCAGCGCCTCTCCACGCTGGCGCAGAACCGCGCGGACCCCAGCACGCTCGCCAACGAGGTGGCGTTGCGCAGCGTCTACGGCCCGGGCGTCTACGGGCGCCCCGTCGGCGGCGGCGCGGGCACCGTGGCGGGGATCACGCGGGCGGACGTGCAGGCGTTCCACGACGCCCGCTTCCTGCCCGCGGGCGCGACCCTCGTGGCCGCGGGAGACGTGTCGGTGGACGAGGTGGCGGAGGTGGCAGAGCGGCATTTCGGCGACTGGGCGGGCGCGCCGGAGCCCGTGCGGCCGCTGGAGGTGCGGACGCGCGAGAGCGGCATCCGCATCGTCGTGGCGCACCAGGCGGGATGGGTGCAGAGCGCCCTCCGCGTAGCGCACGACGGCCCGGCGCGGTCCACGCCGGACTACTTCGCGCTCCAGGTGATGAACGCCATCCTGGGCGGCATGTTCTCGTCGCGCCTGAACATGAACCTGCGGGAGAGGCTGGGTTACACGTACGGCGCGTCCAGCAGCTTCACCATGCGGCGCGACGGCGGCCCCTTCGCCATGGCGACGTCGGTGCAGACGGAGGTCACCGCGCACGCCATCCAGGAGATGCTGGCCGACATGCGCGGGATGCTGGACGGGCACGTCACGCCCAAGGAGCTGGCGGACGCGCGGACGTACCTGGCGGGCGTCTTCCCCAT carries:
- a CDS encoding pitrilysin family protein, translating into MQIPIVRHTLDNGLRVVLSEDHSTPVVAVNLWYDVGSRNEEPGHTGLAHLFEHMMFQGSLNVPDTSHISFVERVGGSVNGSTWLDRTNYYETLPSSELELALWLEADRLGFFVPAITQEKLDNQRDVVKNERRQRVDNQPYGNWDERLQMLLFPPDHPYHHSVIGSMADLDAATLDDVKDFFRTYYSPNNGVLTLCGDFDPDEAMRLVRKWFGPIPRGPAIPPLPGNPHLPPRLGREMRDLVEGGVPLARVYAAYRIPPFGTPEYYQAELASEILAGGKSSRLYHELVRERRVAQTVGAFTFPTITGAAALILRGNARQGVTPEEIEAALLGEVERLKAAPPTAEEMDRALTGIESRHVMDLQKMSERADQISMFTLHFDDPSLVSGELDRYRAVTAADVHGFALAHMGADNRAVLAYAPDAAATREEAA
- a CDS encoding pitrilysin family protein; this translates as MSDATTSTAELDRSQPPPTGALRPYHFPTLERRTLPNGLRIVVCETRRFPVATLDLLLPAGAMAEADEVAGVASLTSGLLESGAGGRSAAEIAVAVDELGLSLDSGISWDITQAGFTCLTSRLDAGAAILADIVRRPDFPEHEVDRLRGQRLSTLAQNRADPSTLANEVALRSVYGPGVYGRPVGGGAGTVAGITRADVQAFHDARFLPAGATLVAAGDVSVDEVAEVAERHFGDWAGAPEPVRPLEVRTRESGIRIVVAHQAGWVQSALRVAHDGPARSTPDYFALQVMNAILGGMFSSRLNMNLRERLGYTYGASSSFTMRRDGGPFAMATSVQTEVTAHAIQEMLADMRGMLDGHVTPKELADARTYLAGVFP